From Pseudovibrio sp. Tun.PSC04-5.I4, a single genomic window includes:
- a CDS encoding arsenate reductase (azurin) large subunit, with protein MSTPYYIPDTNIPLPPVDADVLTTACDYCIVACGYKIYRWPVKAGKVGGPKAEENAFGADFPVDPLGAWVAPNQYNIVLHKGEPHHVIIIPDKDTKHVNVNGNSSIRGGALAKKVYNPQTPTRDRLKSPMIRMFGTLMPVTWDLALEVAAEVGKYTIKKHGENAFCVKTFSYGYMENTYAISKYALRSVNTANFTFHDTPSDVTSTPGFRDAGFDNFGPSYQDWKDAETLLICGTDPYESKTILFTDWIMPAIQNGQKAIFMIPRRTAGVAYAEKNGGLWLDIQPGTDLLVVNAIARVIVENGWQDAEWIRDWVNNKWESSSGFGQGTRNTPWQWRTTWGKFQTNGFDDFVKWLMAQDEFEPTAAAETAQIDVEKIYKAAEWMAKPREDGSRPKTSIMIEKGFYWSNNTGNTNAISSLGIISGCGGRPGQVIGRAGGHQRGGLKGGSYPRNKSPEKLPGRRRRAMDTDRYLMSGHTRFAHVIGTTWIQAMCGSQSLAAKFEELTVQNPHQIRSYDKQTIIDTLKARVDSGGMVVVNQDIYLVDPIGARYADIVFPASGWGEEDFTRANGERRLRLYPKFYDAPGEAKPDWWIVANLAKKMGFKGYDWKNSNEVLEEAARFSRGSRKDFFMVKVAAQKEGKTLHQKFAEFGTDGIQGPVVMLEDGTLEGTKRLHDTTRELPETGPDGYNRFNKKLTHFNSQTGKCNIQKSPWSLFSDYWAWMKPKEDELWVTAGRINERWQSGYDDRRRPYIVQRWPENWVEIHPEDAAERGIESGDYVMLYSDRIPVQTDTTVGVEGDDFTFTKLMEAGHIDMTEAAVTAVAIVTPALKKGMLYMDFLHTAQPANALSGRVVDWISGNYNYKMGVGRVKKIGTSPYKNSFRSMSFARRDIA; from the coding sequence ATGTCAACTCCCTACTATATTCCCGATACAAACATCCCTCTGCCACCGGTAGATGCTGATGTTTTGACTACGGCTTGCGATTATTGCATCGTGGCTTGTGGTTACAAGATCTACCGCTGGCCTGTTAAGGCTGGTAAAGTTGGTGGCCCTAAAGCTGAAGAAAATGCTTTCGGTGCTGACTTCCCGGTTGATCCGTTGGGTGCGTGGGTTGCTCCTAACCAGTACAATATTGTGCTGCACAAGGGCGAACCACACCACGTCATTATCATTCCTGATAAGGACACCAAACACGTCAACGTCAATGGTAACTCCTCCATTCGTGGTGGTGCACTGGCGAAGAAGGTTTACAACCCTCAGACACCTACTCGGGACCGTCTGAAGTCGCCAATGATCCGTATGTTCGGCACTTTGATGCCTGTCACATGGGATCTTGCACTGGAAGTTGCTGCTGAAGTTGGTAAGTACACCATCAAAAAGCATGGCGAGAATGCCTTCTGTGTGAAGACTTTCTCCTACGGCTACATGGAGAACACCTACGCGATCTCCAAGTACGCGCTGCGTTCTGTTAACACCGCAAACTTCACGTTCCACGACACGCCGTCTGATGTAACATCTACACCGGGCTTCCGTGATGCAGGTTTCGATAACTTCGGTCCATCCTATCAGGATTGGAAAGATGCCGAGACACTGCTGATTTGTGGTACTGATCCATACGAGTCCAAAACCATTCTGTTTACTGACTGGATCATGCCAGCCATTCAGAACGGTCAGAAGGCTATCTTCATGATCCCGCGCCGGACTGCTGGTGTGGCTTATGCAGAGAAGAATGGTGGTTTGTGGCTCGACATCCAGCCTGGTACTGACCTTCTCGTTGTGAATGCGATTGCTCGTGTGATCGTTGAAAACGGTTGGCAGGATGCTGAATGGATTCGTGACTGGGTCAACAACAAGTGGGAAAGCTCCTCAGGCTTCGGTCAGGGTACGCGTAACACTCCTTGGCAGTGGCGTACGACTTGGGGCAAATTCCAGACCAATGGCTTTGATGACTTCGTCAAATGGCTGATGGCTCAGGATGAGTTTGAACCAACTGCTGCCGCTGAAACTGCACAGATCGATGTAGAGAAGATCTACAAGGCTGCTGAGTGGATGGCTAAACCTCGTGAAGATGGGTCTCGTCCTAAGACATCCATCATGATCGAGAAAGGCTTCTACTGGTCCAACAACACGGGTAACACCAATGCGATTTCTTCGCTTGGTATTATCAGTGGCTGTGGCGGTCGCCCAGGTCAGGTTATTGGCCGTGCAGGTGGTCACCAACGTGGTGGCTTGAAGGGTGGTTCATACCCACGCAACAAGTCTCCTGAGAAGCTTCCAGGTCGTCGTCGTCGCGCTATGGATACCGACCGGTATCTGATGAGTGGTCACACCCGCTTTGCGCACGTGATTGGGACTACATGGATTCAAGCCATGTGTGGTTCCCAGTCTCTGGCTGCTAAATTCGAAGAACTGACTGTGCAAAATCCGCATCAGATCCGTTCTTACGACAAGCAGACTATCATCGACACACTGAAAGCTCGCGTTGACAGTGGTGGTATGGTTGTCGTGAACCAGGATATCTACCTTGTAGATCCGATTGGTGCACGCTACGCAGACATCGTCTTCCCAGCTTCTGGTTGGGGTGAAGAGGACTTCACCCGTGCAAACGGTGAGCGCCGCCTGCGCCTGTATCCAAAATTCTACGATGCTCCGGGTGAGGCTAAGCCTGACTGGTGGATCGTTGCAAATCTTGCGAAGAAAATGGGCTTCAAAGGGTACGATTGGAAAAATTCCAATGAAGTACTCGAAGAAGCTGCTCGCTTCTCTCGTGGTAGCCGTAAAGACTTCTTCATGGTCAAGGTTGCTGCGCAGAAAGAGGGCAAAACTCTTCACCAGAAGTTTGCTGAATTTGGAACCGACGGTATTCAGGGCCCGGTTGTTATGTTGGAAGATGGAACCCTTGAGGGAACCAAGCGCCTGCACGACACCACTCGTGAACTGCCTGAAACAGGTCCAGACGGATACAACCGCTTTAACAAAAAGCTCACTCACTTTAATTCCCAAACGGGTAAGTGTAACATCCAGAAAAGCCCTTGGAGCTTGTTCTCCGATTACTGGGCATGGATGAAGCCGAAAGAGGACGAGCTTTGGGTTACTGCCGGTCGTATTAACGAACGTTGGCAGTCTGGTTATGATGACCGTCGTCGTCCATACATCGTACAGCGCTGGCCTGAAAACTGGGTAGAAATCCACCCGGAAGATGCAGCTGAGCGCGGTATTGAAAGCGGTGACTACGTGATGCTCTACTCTGACCGTATTCCGGTTCAGACAGACACCACTGTTGGCGTGGAAGGTGATGACTTTACCTTTACCAAGCTGATGGAAGCTGGCCATATTGACATGACTGAAGCAGCAGTTACGGCGGTAGCAATTGTTACCCCTGCGCTGAAGAAGGGCATGCTCTACATGGACTTCTTGCATACTGCTCAGCCAGCGAACGCGCTTTCTGGACGTGTGGTTGATTGGATCAGCGGAAACTATAACTACAAGATGGGCGTTGGCCGGGTCAAAAAGATCGGGACATCCCCATACAAGAATAGCTTCCGCTCTATGTCTTTCGCACGACGCGATATTGCATAG
- a CDS encoding sugar kinase yields MTAEIISFGEPLFEFNQVKEYSGAGPNYLSGFGGDGSNFACCAARQGANVAILTHLGDDVFGDKFIDLWKNEGVKTHLVERNSNAPTGIYFISHDERGHHFSFARKGSAASVITPDQLPVEAIQNAKLLHTTAITQAISTSSCDSVFKSIEIATEAGTLSSFDTNLRLKLWDLNRARGVIHETARLVDFIMPSVDEAEVLTGLSDPDEICDFYLKLGSKTVILKLGKDGAMYATATDRKRVAGNPVEALDATGAGDCFSGAFFSSIIQGKSLEDSLKYANAAAALTTLGYGAIAPLPRRNQVETFMKERGVS; encoded by the coding sequence ATGACCGCAGAAATCATCAGCTTTGGGGAACCACTGTTCGAATTCAATCAGGTAAAGGAATACTCTGGAGCAGGCCCCAATTATTTATCCGGCTTTGGCGGAGATGGCTCTAACTTTGCCTGTTGCGCAGCCCGTCAGGGTGCAAATGTAGCCATTCTCACCCATCTGGGAGATGACGTATTCGGCGATAAGTTCATTGATCTTTGGAAGAACGAAGGCGTCAAAACCCATCTGGTGGAACGAAACTCCAACGCACCTACCGGGATCTACTTTATTTCTCACGATGAACGTGGTCATCATTTCAGCTTCGCGAGAAAAGGCTCAGCAGCTTCAGTTATCACACCAGATCAGCTACCTGTTGAGGCAATCCAGAATGCAAAACTACTCCACACCACCGCAATTACACAGGCAATTTCAACAAGTTCATGTGATAGCGTATTCAAGAGCATAGAGATTGCGACAGAAGCTGGAACCCTGAGTTCTTTTGACACTAACTTGCGTCTCAAGCTTTGGGATCTCAACCGCGCCCGCGGTGTCATTCATGAAACCGCTCGCCTGGTTGATTTCATCATGCCAAGTGTGGATGAAGCAGAGGTTCTCACAGGCCTGTCTGACCCAGATGAAATTTGTGACTTTTACCTCAAACTGGGCTCCAAAACTGTCATCCTGAAGCTCGGCAAGGACGGTGCCATGTATGCCACCGCAACTGACCGCAAACGTGTTGCAGGAAATCCAGTCGAAGCTCTGGATGCAACCGGCGCAGGTGATTGCTTCTCAGGTGCATTCTTCAGCAGCATCATTCAAGGCAAATCTCTTGAGGACAGCCTGAAATACGCGAACGCCGCAGCAGCGCTGACAACACTAGGATATGGCGCAATAGCCCCGCTCCCTCGCAGAAATCAGGTTGAAACCTTCATGAAAGAACGAGGCGTTTCTTAA
- a CDS encoding aldo/keto reductase, whose product MRSKTLSSGYPMPMLGLGTVKFGEGKTYPAIRAALKAGYRHIDCAMLYGNEAEIGAALADAMKEDGIKRGDLFVTSKLWNSFHKPEDVRGALEHALNDLQLDYLDLYLMHWPVALKAGIHKPQKAEDYYSLDEVPLKDTWHALEECFDEGLARSIGVSNFSPKKLEELILDARVTPAVNQVELHPFLQQNDLRSYCLQHNIAVTAYAPLGRGIPADLTEDQKKDVLLVHPMIEEIAQKHGATTAQVLLKWAIQNNVIVVPKSGSEKRLAQNLATMDYLLDEHDMSQIEQLDRNHRFVPGEECFLPGSPYTWENLWDEPRPT is encoded by the coding sequence ATGCGTTCAAAAACACTTTCCTCTGGTTATCCGATGCCGATGCTCGGCCTTGGCACCGTTAAGTTTGGAGAAGGTAAAACCTATCCAGCGATCCGTGCTGCCCTAAAAGCCGGATACCGCCACATTGACTGTGCGATGCTTTATGGAAATGAAGCGGAAATAGGGGCTGCACTTGCTGATGCTATGAAAGAAGATGGCATTAAGCGCGGTGACTTGTTTGTAACGTCAAAACTTTGGAACAGCTTCCACAAACCTGAGGATGTTCGCGGTGCATTGGAACATGCGCTGAACGATCTGCAGCTTGATTACCTCGACCTTTACCTGATGCATTGGCCTGTTGCGCTGAAGGCGGGGATTCATAAACCTCAAAAAGCAGAGGATTATTACTCGTTGGATGAGGTTCCTCTCAAAGACACGTGGCATGCGCTTGAAGAATGTTTTGACGAGGGATTAGCGCGCTCTATCGGTGTTTCCAACTTTAGTCCGAAAAAACTGGAAGAACTGATTTTGGATGCGCGGGTTACTCCTGCAGTCAATCAGGTTGAACTTCATCCGTTCCTTCAGCAAAATGATCTGCGCTCGTATTGCTTGCAGCACAACATTGCTGTGACAGCCTACGCGCCGTTGGGACGCGGTATTCCTGCAGATCTGACAGAAGACCAGAAGAAGGACGTACTGCTGGTTCATCCAATGATTGAGGAGATCGCGCAGAAGCACGGGGCGACGACAGCACAAGTCCTGCTGAAGTGGGCTATTCAGAACAACGTTATTGTGGTTCCGAAGTCAGGCAGTGAAAAGCGCTTGGCCCAGAACCTGGCGACGATGGATTATCTGCTGGATGAACATGACATGTCGCAGATCGAACAACTCGATCGCAATCATCGGTTCGTGCCAGGTGAGGAGTGCTTCTTGCCGGGAAGCCCATACACCTGGGAAAACCTATGGGATGAGCCTCGTCCGACTTGA
- a CDS encoding arsenate reductase (azurin) small subunit codes for MTHQPKSVSPEMIEVVNGPEEIAKTGKRCVMTRRQFLLTSGISTFTVMVALKSGPSSAKVPAMVSTYERKFICKLSELKVDEPLDFTYPDEGAYAESMIVKLGKEAGGGIGADKDIVAFNYTCTHQGGPLQGTYQKSDKALGPCPLHLTTFDLTRHGIFISGQAYQSLPQVLLEVDGDDVYAVGMFGLIYGRYDNLKG; via the coding sequence ATGACACATCAACCGAAGTCCGTCTCTCCTGAGATGATTGAGGTCGTTAACGGCCCTGAGGAAATTGCTAAGACTGGCAAGCGTTGTGTAATGACACGCCGTCAGTTCCTGCTGACCTCCGGTATCTCAACCTTTACGGTTATGGTGGCTCTTAAGTCTGGTCCTTCGTCTGCGAAGGTGCCAGCAATGGTCTCCACCTATGAGCGTAAGTTCATTTGTAAGCTTTCAGAATTGAAAGTCGATGAGCCGCTCGACTTCACCTATCCGGATGAAGGCGCTTACGCCGAATCTATGATTGTGAAGCTGGGTAAAGAAGCTGGTGGTGGCATTGGTGCAGACAAGGACATTGTAGCGTTTAACTACACTTGTACGCACCAGGGCGGCCCGCTTCAGGGTACATATCAAAAAAGCGATAAAGCGCTGGGCCCTTGCCCCTTGCATTTGACCACTTTTGATCTGACCCGTCACGGCATCTTCATTTCTGGTCAAGCTTACCAGAGTCTGCCACAGGTCCTGCTCGAAGTTGACGGTGACGATGTTTACGCCGTTGGCATGTTTGGTCTGATTTATGGCCGCTACGACAATCTCAAGGGCTGA
- a CDS encoding HEAT repeat domain-containing protein, whose protein sequence is MTVSTIRLGQGFAVEQTEATEKLVKILCELLANGEEREKCLSAQALGKFGSSAARTALADALRDDDEDVRGDAIEAIVNARAGLDAQVLLWSLQNDPVLEVKLSAIEGLAIAGGSLAEEWLTKLAKDRCEDDVAWDGNGAEWDDWLDVQRKSMLALGTLKCEAASAVLLETARDPFGQEVWPEVTMALSEMGVTGLLELATLATDASARVREHTARALVLARDERAGDILRVLFADADPDVRVVAAEVLIERGGEADLAVLLADSEPQMRRLALKNPENISYSKLEAVAFEDEEETLRVMALGRLAEIEISNPEELIERVERSVRGASDMFIAALVPVLGKLEDEAAAELLKEISTQRKDPIVAKAFIVLHGIKPSVEGLELLLDHVTSSEQEIRLAALNSLAKLAEGEGDIADNAAVQLVWAVSGKLMPEAHEQDILDSAKEKDASALGNNGKGNDKPPRVQLDREGNIVEPSVAEEVVDAPEIEAEVPADTDNLSTETLLVDAIESAEDLPESVAAFPGSTLGAILNTEEEIAKLAEEPVELGKKDMHFLELANETIEKKRVIPGRPDDPALDIRLLALRICGGAKRPELIDGMVTALSDREMQVRFAASQSLVHLTKNGLTLSEDAVKHILELPPENDNSVRAMRVELLGRSENADAEKFVQAALKDKSDGVAASALSALAGKQGGVVDIRGYLKNPRRRLRVTALDLMGKSPDFDALNDIFDAAQMEGGVLIPSAAACLRCHSPEKVLGAFEQWLGGDISRKLAALEVLNKYVV, encoded by the coding sequence ATGACGGTTTCCACCATCCGTTTGGGTCAGGGTTTTGCTGTTGAGCAAACTGAAGCTACTGAAAAACTTGTCAAAATTCTGTGTGAGTTACTTGCTAATGGCGAAGAGCGTGAAAAGTGCCTATCCGCTCAAGCTCTTGGAAAATTTGGCAGTTCTGCTGCGCGGACAGCGCTAGCAGATGCGTTGCGTGATGACGATGAAGATGTTCGTGGTGATGCGATTGAAGCAATCGTCAATGCACGCGCTGGTCTTGATGCGCAGGTTCTGTTGTGGAGCCTGCAGAACGATCCGGTTCTTGAGGTGAAGCTATCAGCAATTGAAGGACTGGCGATTGCTGGTGGTTCGTTGGCTGAAGAATGGCTAACCAAGCTTGCCAAAGATCGCTGTGAAGATGATGTCGCGTGGGATGGGAACGGAGCAGAATGGGATGATTGGCTGGATGTCCAGCGTAAGTCCATGCTCGCTCTTGGAACATTGAAGTGCGAAGCTGCATCTGCGGTTCTGTTGGAAACTGCACGCGATCCGTTTGGTCAGGAAGTTTGGCCTGAAGTGACCATGGCGCTTTCTGAGATGGGTGTTACAGGTCTGTTAGAGCTGGCGACACTTGCAACAGATGCTTCTGCACGTGTGCGGGAACATACAGCGCGTGCTCTGGTTTTGGCTAGGGATGAGCGGGCAGGGGACATCCTGCGGGTTCTGTTTGCGGATGCAGATCCTGATGTGCGGGTTGTTGCTGCAGAAGTGCTTATTGAACGTGGTGGGGAAGCTGATCTGGCGGTTCTGCTTGCTGACAGTGAACCACAGATGCGCCGACTTGCGTTGAAAAACCCAGAAAACATTTCCTATTCCAAGCTGGAAGCTGTGGCGTTTGAGGACGAAGAAGAAACTCTTCGTGTTATGGCGCTGGGCCGACTGGCAGAGATCGAGATATCTAATCCAGAAGAGCTGATTGAGCGCGTTGAGCGTTCTGTGCGCGGCGCAAGTGATATGTTTATCGCTGCTCTGGTTCCTGTGCTTGGCAAGTTGGAAGATGAAGCAGCTGCGGAGCTCTTGAAGGAGATCTCGACACAGCGCAAAGATCCAATCGTAGCGAAGGCCTTCATCGTGTTGCATGGCATCAAGCCAAGTGTTGAAGGGCTGGAGCTGCTGCTAGATCATGTCACAAGTTCAGAGCAGGAGATCCGTCTTGCCGCCCTGAATTCATTGGCAAAACTGGCAGAAGGTGAAGGTGATATTGCCGATAATGCAGCTGTCCAACTGGTTTGGGCTGTTTCTGGTAAGTTGATGCCTGAAGCGCATGAGCAGGACATCCTTGATAGTGCCAAGGAAAAAGATGCCTCTGCCCTTGGTAACAACGGTAAAGGCAACGATAAACCTCCACGTGTCCAACTCGACCGTGAAGGTAATATTGTTGAGCCAAGCGTTGCAGAAGAGGTTGTTGACGCACCTGAGATTGAAGCCGAAGTTCCCGCAGACACCGATAATTTGTCGACAGAGACTTTGCTCGTAGATGCAATTGAAAGTGCTGAGGATCTCCCGGAAAGCGTCGCGGCTTTCCCAGGATCTACACTTGGTGCGATCTTGAACACCGAGGAAGAAATTGCAAAGCTTGCGGAAGAGCCTGTTGAACTCGGCAAGAAGGATATGCATTTCCTAGAACTTGCCAATGAGACCATTGAGAAAAAGCGCGTTATTCCAGGTCGCCCTGATGATCCAGCTTTGGATATTCGCTTACTTGCGTTGCGTATCTGTGGTGGTGCAAAACGTCCTGAGCTGATCGACGGGATGGTGACAGCTCTTTCTGACCGTGAGATGCAGGTTCGGTTTGCTGCCAGTCAGAGTCTCGTACACTTGACCAAGAACGGCCTGACGCTCTCTGAAGATGCTGTAAAGCATATTCTGGAACTGCCTCCGGAAAATGACAATTCCGTGCGTGCTATGCGAGTTGAGTTGCTTGGTCGCTCCGAGAATGCTGATGCGGAAAAGTTTGTTCAAGCAGCGCTGAAGGACAAGAGTGATGGAGTTGCAGCATCTGCGCTGAGTGCTCTCGCTGGCAAGCAAGGCGGCGTAGTTGATATTCGCGGTTACCTCAAAAACCCGCGCCGTCGCTTGCGTGTAACAGCATTGGATTTGATGGGAAAAAGCCCTGACTTTGATGCTTTGAATGATATCTTTGATGCTGCTCAGATGGAGGGCGGTGTGCTCATTCCAAGTGCAGCGGCTTGCCTGCGTTGTCATTCTCCAGAGAAAGTTCTTGGCGCTTTTGAGCAATGGCTGGGTGGTGACATCTCACGGAAATTGGCAGCTTTGGAAGTTCTAAATAAATATGTCGTTTAA
- a CDS encoding 2-hydroxyacid dehydrogenase yields MIDVLQLSPYAPDEINVELQDRFALFKYWQIREDEDLLSQILPRIRVVATKGDIGLDGDLMAALPNLELITVYGVGFDKIDLDQAKSRGIKVTTTPDALTDAVADHAVALALASTRRVAEGDSFIRQGKWLEGKLGIGQSLRGKTLGILGYGRVGQRVAKIMRDAFDMRVLYCDRSQNDKRDGGYRSTPLELAAESDVLVLAASGNPTTKNIIDINVLEALGRTGLLINIARGSLINTQHLISALEARKLGAAALDVFPDEPNVPNELISSPYTTLTPHLASATIETRLEMGRQVIENISSWHQKREVFSQLNFLKTSTSFKFT; encoded by the coding sequence ATGATAGACGTTCTTCAACTTAGTCCTTACGCGCCTGACGAGATCAATGTGGAATTGCAGGACCGCTTTGCTCTCTTCAAGTACTGGCAGATCCGTGAAGATGAAGATCTACTCTCACAAATTTTACCTCGGATCCGCGTGGTGGCAACCAAAGGTGACATAGGTTTGGACGGCGATTTAATGGCCGCCCTTCCTAACCTCGAACTCATCACGGTGTATGGAGTGGGGTTCGATAAAATCGATCTCGATCAAGCCAAGAGTCGGGGTATTAAAGTGACAACTACTCCTGATGCGTTGACAGACGCAGTTGCAGACCATGCAGTAGCCTTGGCACTGGCCTCTACGCGCAGAGTTGCGGAAGGTGATAGCTTTATCCGCCAAGGCAAATGGCTTGAGGGCAAGTTGGGTATCGGCCAAAGTCTGCGTGGAAAAACCTTGGGTATTTTGGGGTACGGACGCGTAGGCCAAAGAGTGGCCAAAATCATGCGTGATGCTTTCGATATGAGGGTTCTGTATTGTGACCGCAGCCAAAACGATAAGCGTGATGGAGGTTACCGATCCACTCCTTTGGAACTTGCAGCGGAGTCAGATGTTTTGGTCTTGGCCGCCTCTGGCAATCCAACAACGAAAAATATTATAGATATTAATGTCTTAGAAGCACTTGGCCGTACCGGCTTACTCATTAATATTGCTCGCGGTTCGCTCATAAATACTCAACATCTAATTTCTGCACTTGAAGCAAGAAAATTGGGCGCGGCAGCATTGGATGTATTCCCGGATGAGCCCAATGTGCCCAATGAACTGATTTCATCGCCCTACACAACTCTCACGCCGCATCTCGCAAGTGCCACTATAGAAACCAGACTTGAGATGGGCAGACAAGTAATTGAAAACATTTCATCTTGGCATCAAAAACGAGAAGTATTTAGCCAGTTAAATTTTTTAAAAACTTCTACTTCATTCAAATTTACCTAA
- a CDS encoding LacI family DNA-binding transcriptional regulator, with protein MSLKKSKVTASDIAKAAGVSVATVSNTINDTGRMTEETKARVKKAMRDLGFVRDYNAAKLRSGRSRLIGVLLPDISVPFYAEFSTTFEAELSSHGYLSIIANIGEDRTRQQTLMEEVIGHGVAGIAISPSAGSSRSDFDVACTREIPVITFSREIEGLTLDYIGSNNYLGAQMATRHLLEQGHRKFAMIASLQDTMPGRERKRGFWETLQAAAIPEDDITILLNGVSRECGRQSALELIENQIEFTALLCHNDHVSVGAAAELKKAGRVIGEDLALVGFDNLPEGEAWTPPLSSVEMYPRKIGKDVANLLIKRLEGDASAPKTQRLEPHLLVRDSSTFKL; from the coding sequence ATGTCTTTAAAGAAATCTAAAGTCACAGCTTCAGATATTGCAAAAGCAGCAGGTGTTTCTGTTGCAACAGTTTCAAATACCATAAATGACACTGGCCGAATGACCGAGGAAACGAAGGCGCGCGTCAAAAAAGCGATGCGTGACCTCGGGTTTGTTCGAGATTACAACGCTGCAAAACTCAGATCAGGGCGCTCTCGTTTGATCGGCGTTCTTCTGCCCGATATTTCCGTGCCATTTTATGCTGAATTCTCGACAACATTCGAAGCTGAACTCTCCAGTCATGGCTATCTGTCCATCATCGCTAATATTGGAGAAGACAGAACCCGCCAACAAACCCTCATGGAAGAAGTTATCGGCCATGGAGTTGCCGGTATCGCCATCAGCCCGAGCGCCGGTTCCAGCCGCTCTGATTTTGATGTTGCCTGCACAAGAGAAATCCCAGTGATCACGTTTAGCCGGGAAATTGAAGGCCTGACGTTGGATTACATCGGCTCCAACAACTACCTCGGTGCTCAAATGGCAACCAGGCATTTACTGGAACAGGGGCACCGGAAATTCGCAATGATCGCCAGCTTGCAAGATACGATGCCGGGACGCGAGCGAAAGCGCGGCTTTTGGGAAACGCTCCAAGCTGCAGCAATTCCAGAGGACGACATCACAATATTACTCAATGGGGTCAGTCGGGAATGTGGACGTCAGTCAGCGCTCGAACTGATTGAAAATCAAATCGAGTTTACCGCACTGCTATGCCACAACGATCACGTTTCTGTCGGCGCGGCAGCAGAACTGAAAAAAGCAGGCAGGGTGATCGGAGAAGATCTTGCGCTTGTCGGCTTTGACAATCTGCCCGAAGGCGAGGCTTGGACACCTCCACTTTCATCAGTGGAGATGTACCCAAGAAAAATCGGTAAGGACGTTGCCAATCTCTTGATCAAGAGACTGGAAGGCGATGCATCTGCACCAAAAACACAGAGATTGGAGCCGCATTTGTTAGTTCGCGACTCCTCAACATTTAAGCTTTAA
- a CDS encoding FadR/GntR family transcriptional regulator: protein MARPANLSNAVYGKMKGAVDSGEFPEGLKLPTENALCERYSVSRPVVRGAMERMRKEGYIKTIRGSGSFVIKEHVTPASSVPTLGEFAISGIGDVIQCQETRMAFEGEMAALAAERWTASEMDELDAALEQIHSGGLDSVGTIDGDMRFHTAVVNAAKNDYAAAVYGLMKPQILVGMNMSKGLYPLLPEFARRHGIEEHRAILDAIRARDVEGARREMRNHIGFFGDQFK from the coding sequence GTGGCCCGTCCAGCAAATCTCTCAAACGCCGTCTATGGCAAGATGAAGGGAGCGGTTGACTCTGGGGAATTTCCTGAAGGGTTGAAGCTGCCTACAGAAAATGCGTTATGCGAGCGGTATAGTGTGTCCAGACCTGTTGTGCGTGGTGCGATGGAACGCATGCGTAAAGAGGGGTACATTAAGACCATTCGCGGGTCCGGCAGTTTTGTAATTAAAGAACATGTTACACCAGCATCTTCAGTGCCGACCCTTGGTGAGTTTGCAATTTCGGGCATAGGGGATGTCATCCAATGCCAGGAAACGCGGATGGCTTTTGAGGGAGAGATGGCTGCACTTGCTGCGGAACGTTGGACTGCATCGGAAATGGATGAGCTTGACGCTGCTCTTGAGCAAATTCATAGTGGCGGACTAGATTCCGTAGGTACGATTGATGGCGACATGCGCTTTCATACGGCTGTCGTGAATGCAGCCAAGAATGATTATGCAGCAGCTGTTTATGGGCTGATGAAGCCGCAAATTTTGGTTGGGATGAATATGAGTAAGGGTCTCTACCCTCTACTTCCCGAGTTTGCGCGCCGTCATGGAATTGAAGAGCACAGAGCTATTCTTGATGCGATCAGAGCACGTGATGTGGAAGGCGCGCGCCGTGAAATGCGGAACCACATCGGTTTCTTTGGTGATCAGTTTAAATAG